The genomic interval acaaaatgacgACTACTTCGTTAGTAATACTGCCACCGATGGAGATTTCTACTTTTATAAGTTGAATTTGTACATATTCTGTCCATTTAACGTTAATATAACGGTATACAACAAgcacaaaaatatacaatataaaacCATATGGAGGCTATACGCATTGTCCAACACAACAACACTtgaatcaatataatttacaataTATACTTGTTTAACGAGTCAATACACATCTGTTGTTTTCGTTTACTTATTTCTTGTGGGCTTTTTGGGTGAACCTCGAGCGCCGCGTCTTTTATCTTGCTTAGTAGCAACATTCACCGGTTTAATGGCCTCTTTATGTAGTTCCGGAGCGTTCTGTAGCCAACGAGTCCATATCTGCGAGGATAACAAAGTTGTTTTATTCCCAACAACAACTAGTCCTCTCTTCGCTCTGGTTAAAAGTACATTCAATCTTCTAGTGTCATCAGAAAAGCCTAGAGAGTTGTTGGCATTACACCGGACGGTGCTTACCACTATGATGTCTCTTTCCTGGCCCTGGAATCCGTCTACAGTGCTGATTTTGATAACattctgtattttttctttcatcttttGGACCTGGCCTTGATACAAAGTGATAATACCAATCTGATGCGTAGAGAGTCTGTTTTCACGGTATGCTTCCTCGTCAACGCTGAGTAAGACATCAACAACCTTTCCAACGATGTCAGTTTCATCTGTATTATAGAATGACGTTCCGCATTTTCTTTCCATTCCATTTACATCTATAAAACAGACTGGTTTGTCTGTTGGCCACGGAAACACAATGGGCAGCCTTTGTGTTACTGAAGATGCAGCTTTTAGCTTGTTGTCATAAAACTCTCCTGATGGAAACTCCATAATAGCTGGATGCATCCTGTGTTGGATATCTAAGAAAGCGACTGGTATTGATCCTTTGCGGAACCATCTATGGAATAATGTTTCAGACAATCCGCCAACATCTGGCAGGTTTGGAGAATGACACTCTTTTGGACATTCTTTTACTACAGGTCCCAGTTGATTGGGATCACCTATCAACACGAGATGTTCAGCACCATGTACAAGACTGCACAGCAAAGTTGTCTCAAGGGTCTGTGTGGCTTCGTCAACAAGTACAAACGGAAACTTGTAGTTGTCGAGCCGAACGTCTCCTGCCCCGGCACATGTCGTAAGAATTACATCGGCTGCTGACAGAACTCTATTAATGAGCTTTGTGTTATTATATATGTTTCCTTGTTGGTCACGAACCTTAGCCCTCCTTGCTTCTCTCTCGGCAATTACAGCAACCTGACCCTCCAAAGATACATCAAACAGGTCATTTTCCACTCCTTCAATTGGTCCTACACGGACAACAGAAACATGATTTCTCAAACGGCGTGTGAGATTATCGACTGCTACATTGGTTTCTGCAACCACTAGAATACCATTGTACAATTTCATCTCAACAACATGTCTTATGATTTGACAAGCTACTTCAGTTTTCCCGGTACCAGGTGGTCCCTGAATCATAGAAACGTTTTTACTCAAAGCGTATTTTACGGCATCATTTTGACTCGAATTCAATTCCTCTCTTGCCTCAAAGTTGGATTGTTTCTCATAGTCAGCACTTCTAATTTTTGTAGGAATGAAGTCGCAGGACAGAACAATATGTGTAAATATCtcatttatttctgttcttgAAATAATGTTCTTGAATGCCGAGACAACACGCTGGTACATAACTATATTTCCAATCAGATCAATTCTCCAATACTGGACTTTTTCAGAGGTCATAGAATGCAACAGGATGTCTGGTATATTTCCGATAATCTTCACAGATATCGTGCATGGTGCAGTATTAAGCGTTTCAATTTGTCCAGTGCATATAACTTGCTTCTTATTCTGTTTTGATATCATAACATACTGGCCTTTAAATCTAGACGCACTTTGGGCAACGGCTCCTGTTTTATAGAAATGTACTACAGTGGGTTCATTTTCAGCAGTAGTATCAACCTTTAAAAACGTAATgcacgtttgtttgtttggtgGGGGTTTTCTGTCTGTATCATACTCAATGGTGTGTTCATGAAGTTCAAATATCAGATTCATTAGATGGAGAATGCTCATATTTCTAACATATAATTGCAGGCAGGCTTTACCGTCAGCTTGATCCCTTAGATGGAGAATGCTCATATTTCTAACATATAATTGCAGGCAGGCTTTACCGTCAGCTTGATCCCAGTCCTCTTCGGCTGAAGTTGCCCATGAAATAAAGAGCTGTTCCACGAAAGTAAATGCTGACTTAAGGTCAAGGAAAACAAAGCTATGCCAGTCATCAAAAACCTCAAGGTACTCTTCCTGTGAGACATGAACAAGGGACTTTTGTAGAAGCTGGATTTTCAAATCGTTCAGCCCAAGCCTGGTGAGTAAAGACAGAACTGAAAGAAGCGGTGCAGGTGCATTTAGGATCTCTGACATAATAACTGTTATATCCATCAACACCAACTTGATTTCTTCGGGCAACGGCATAGGGACTAcctttgatataaaattattcaacatttcaattaaagaaaaaaccGATTCATTTGGAATCCTCTTTGGCGACCATCTGTCTAACAGTGACTTAAACGCATATGGATTTCCACTGGCAGCAATGTTTTTGAGCTTTTCACAAAATTCTTCGTCTGATTCTGCATCTATGTCAGTTTCAGCCTTTGGAAAGGCTGACTTAAAATCAACATCGAAGTCACTGCCTCCTTCAGGTTCTTCAGGCAGCTCTTCTGCAACAGGAAGCATGTCATTTGCATCATAAATATCCCAATATGGTATTTCTCCATTGCAGTTTTGTGCATATAATTCAATCATTACAAATGGCATCTTGTTTATAAGTGGGTGTTTTCGACTTTGATCTAGTATCCTCCTGTTGAATCTCTGCAAGTCTACGCTAAGTGCATTTCTAACTTCATCACAAACGCGTTTATTCCAGTGTCGTTTTACTTGTTTTCTATCTGTTGCATTCAGCCACACAAATGTAAGGTTCTTCTTGCAATCTCGGTACAGCTGAAACGTATCTCCAGTCAAGTCCAAGACATACTCTTTTCCCAGAATGTACTTGATTTTGTAACCGAAGTGTTTCGAATAAAACAGTCCTGTTATTGTTCCTGGTGTAACTGGCTGTTCTGTCCCTATTGTGAGTTTTTCTACTATCTGTAACTCAAGAATCACACCATCTGGCATCTTAAACAGAAGAAGGTTGTTGTCATTCGTAGTAAGTGCCTTCAAAAGGTAACTCCAGTCAAAGCAATTGTGTTCAAGTGATACATATTTCTGCCATGTGTTCACCGAACTGTCCATCTGGAAGAAATTAAGCTCGtcttcggaaattatttttgagcTGTTAAGAGCATTTAGTAATATCTTCGTAGGAATTCCTAGTTCCAAAGCGTGCTTGCGTTCCTCAACGGAAAAAAGAGAGAAATTTATATGCTCTGAAAAGTCTTCCATCAACAGTTCAAGTGTGTCTTCCTCTGGTAATCCTAGCCTACATTCGTAATTCAATAGAAATCGGAATTTCTCGTATTCGGATACGTTCGAATATGTCTGTTGTgcgaaatcataaatgaaatcttCCGAAATATCACACCTATCCTCCGGCTCTCCGACTGGTATGCCACCCTCTCGTTGATATATGACCTTTTCGTGTCGAAAAGCCAACTCATTCATGTATGCCACCCCGACAACACTTAATGTAAATTCTTCCTTAAAGGCTTTTGCTTTTCTATACATTTTGTTCCATACAAATTTTGGCAGATCAGAATCTTCCTCATTATCCTCATCTCTCGGTTGCAAACCTCTTGGAATTTCTACTGCTTCACCCGTTTTGCTAGAGTCGATAACTTTAGAGAAGAGCTGCCCAAGTCTTTCGCATTCAGTGGAGGTAGGACCTTTTATGTTTGCCCATCTGTTGTAATATTTGTCAACTCTGCCTACCAATTTCTGTGTTTCGTTTTGTCTAGCAAAGTAAGCAATTATTTTTTCCTCCGTTATTGTTCCTTCTGGTTTAGTATTAGTTCCTGGATAATCATAGGGAGGCCTGACCGATCCTGGAATCAGCTGTTCATCCCATGTGACAAAATATCTATCCCCGTCAAGATCTGACCCTGCAATTTCATTAGGATGTGGTCGTTTGCCGCGTGTTGGAAAAACAATGCAGTCGACAAGATGATGTAATTTTCGAACGTCTGGATTATCTGTTTCGTCAATAGCGGTCAACACCCTGACGTCCCCTAACAAGTAGCAAGGATTCTTGCAAACAACAACCTGTCCTCGAATTGTCTTTGGTTTATCCGAAACTGTCAGACGAAGGAAACACTGTCCATAATCTAGAACAGCAGCTTGGTCACACACTCCAAATATATTTCTTGACTGTGGGATGAGTATGTCTAATTTCTCAGCTTTAGAAACCAGACTCGACTGTAGTCGCTTAAGTTCTTGTTTTAATTTAGCTTTCTTCATGTCTGACATATTTTCTATGCAACCAGCTTTGTTAATGTCCTGAGCGAAATCGACCATATTTTGCCATAAAAGAATACGGATGGCTGATTCAGAGTCTGTCAACATATTCCGAATAGTTTCCAGGTACTCCgcttgttttatttcaaaaatactaTTTCTAATTCCAAGGCCAGAAAGGAGTATGATGAACTGCTTATTCAAGTGTCCAAATGTGTACGGTTTCGAGTGACCACAGATACCAATATATGGATGTTCTTTGGTGTCAAATTTCTTCATGGAAGGTCTTACCATTATGGCTTTCTCAGGAATGTCTACGGCTAAGGCCAGAACACCTTTATATCCTTGCAGTCTTATCTGGAAAACTGAAGGTATATAATTACTTGTAATATCTGTTCCTGATGACGACGCCAATTGCTGGGCTATAGCCTTTCCTAATCCTCCGCAGCCGTCTGTAAAATTTAAGCCAGTTTCACCTGTTGTAATGTCGTTCTTTTCTGTAATATCTTCCTCTGCTACAGTTACTGTGGTAGGAAAAATACCCGAGAAAAGCAGTCCTATTCTGGCTAATCGCTTTGAGACTGTTCTGATGGAACTGAAGTCACCGTGTCTTAAAAGAATTTGTTCCACATCTCTAGCATTCCCCTGGTACATAAAGCACTTTCTTGACTTTAGACCACTTGCACTGCAACCTAAAAAGGAATACTGACAACCATTTACAAATAAACCTCCTAGCAACATCTTCTGAACAAATGTTGCCTTTACACTTATGTCAAACTTTAAGCATATTAAATGATCGTGACCCTCTCTAACAATGAATCTGCTGGTTTCTCCTTTAGTATAGTCTGTCCACGTTTGTTTCGCGAAATGTTCCGTGATCTCTATCGTTGGGATCGCGATGCAATTTTCCTTCTTTGCTTTCTTTAGGTGAAACAAGAAATGTGAGGGCACTATTCGATCTTCATCTTTCATCTTTGGATCATAATTTTGAAGTGTCGATGACTCCAGAGGAAGTTTCCCGTCAATAGCCTCTTTAATTGCAGAAATACGCTCTGCTATGTCAGGCAATTTTAGTTCTAGAAACGGAATTTGAAATCTCCGAAAAAACTTCAAATACGTTTCTCTAAATTCCGGCCACTGATCTTGTGAAATTGATAAACACATACCATCGTCATGTTCGTACTGAACAGGCCAAAGAAACACTACTAAGGATCTTTTGTATCTTTCAATTGTCTCTCCTACTTCTTTCATTTCCAGAATAGTCTCTACAACATCTACACCTACACATTTTTCTAGTAAAACAAGTACATTGATAACACAGTTGTCCGTGATGAAGTCTTGTCCATCAAGATTTCTTTCTTCACTACACTGGCTCTGGATGATGTCTCTGTTTACATCTATATAGTTTCTATCATTACATCTGTAGTCTTCTCTACTGTGAATCCCATGTTCACTCAGAACACGGCTTGCTACGTTCACAATGTCTGTAATACCTTTCAATTGTCGTATGCATTTTTTACTTATGTTTTCAATCAGTGTAGTTTTGCCCGCTCCTGCGGGGCCACACATGATGATGTTCACCATGACGGCAGTACTGAAATCACAAACAATAACGTTCTTAACTGAAAAGCAAAAACTGTCCTTAATTTctaaattgaattataaataaaaagagGCACTGTCGGTTTAAGAGACACTCACACTGACATACAGGGGCCTGATATAATGTAGGCTATTACATGTAATGACTTTTTCTGATAATGTCTTACCATTAGTATCTTAAGATGTAATACGTATCATTATTAAAGTAAAAGCTTTCAATATCTTGCCTAGCATACAAAATCAAATGACGGCGCGATACATTTCAGAAAATAACTAGACGTGTGTCTTCAGGCCACTGGTCCCCCTCCGCCACCATCTCCACAACTTCCTGTCACTGCATGGCCATATGCTACTTGCTGACAATGCAAGACTAAGTAGAGTTTTATATTACCTTTGGTTGGTGGTATGAGTCATTAAAGGGGTGGGTTGCGAGTATTGGCATGGATACTACAAAACATCAAGAGAAACTTCAAGATTAGAACAACTactttttgaggggggggggggggggggtaattaaggcttaaataacatataaaatccAAGTTGCATAACATCACATGCTAAATAGCTTTATGACTccagatcaaatactttttaagatgcATGCGACACTTAACTTTTATGTTCTTTGTGTATCTTCTTTGaactaagtcagggaccataactctcgTCTGGATGAGTGAAATCACAAACGAAACCCCAGTTACACACCTTCGCATGCTGAATAATACTATCGGATTtaatgactctatgtcaaatacttcttgaaatACGAGCGAAACAACATTTAAGCCCTTTaaatttaagcatatttttgagTCTATGCCTTgaagggccatcactctggtcTGGCTGATTGAAATCAACAACAATAAACAACCGGCGCACAACTTTATATGCTGAATAACAAACATATGAGACCTGATGACTAGATAAATATACTTTTACAGGTATCCACGACACAAACAATTCGGATGAACGAGGGCAAATCTGAACacggaatcggtaaaaccgaataaTGCTCCCCGATACATGTGCTTGTCCtaatatggggaataacgtattagaaaccaaaacaagaggactatgatggtcctgaatcgctcacctcttcccacatgacccagttttgagtatgacgccgtttttttccattatttgacatagtgacctagtttttgagctcatgtgaccgagttttgaacttgacctattttcatgaagatccattgaaaaatatggtctctagagaggtcaaaaggtttttctattatttgacctattgacctagttttcgaaggtacgtgaccctgttttgaactttatctagatatcatcaaggtgaacattctcactaattttgatgaacatctcatgaaaaatatggcctctagcgaggtcacaaggtttttctatttttatacctactggcctagtttttgaccgcacgtgacacagtttcgaaattgaactaaatatcatcaaggtgaacattcagagcaattttcatgaagatccattgaaaaatatggcctctagagaggtcaaacgattttaataatttaagacctactgacctagtttttgaccgcagtttacccagttttaaacttgacatagatatcatcaagatgtacattcagaccaactttcatacagatcccatgaaaagtacggcctctagagaggtcacaaggatttttttattatttgacctactgacctagttttttaaggcacgtaacccagtttcaaacttgacctagatatcatcaaggttaacattctgactaattttcatgaagatccattcaagggtatggcctctagagaggtcacaaggtttttctatttcaagacctactgacctagtttttgattgcagttgacccagtttcaaacttgacctatatatcatcaagataaacattcagaccaactttcatacagatcccatgaaaaatatggcctctagagaggtcacaacgttttttcattatttgacctactgacctactttttgatggcacgtgacccactttcgaacctgacctagatatcatcaagatgaacattctgaccaatttttatggagatccattcacgagtatggcctctagagaggtcacaaggtttttctatttttagacctactgacctagtttttgaccgcacatgaccctgtttcgaacttgacttagatatcatcaagatgaacattcagaccaactttcatacagatcccatgaaaaatatggcctctagagaggtcacaaggtttttctattatttgacctactgacctagtttttgatggcacgtaacccactttcgaacttgacctagatgtcatcaaggtgaacattctgaccaattttcatgaagatctcatgaaatatatggcctctagagaggtcacaaggtatttctatttttagacctactgacctagtttttgatcgcacatgacccaatttcgaacttcacctagatatcatcaaggtgaacattcagaccaactttcatacagatcccatgaaaaatatggcctttagagaggtcacaaggtttttctattatttgacctactgacctagtttttgacggcacgtgacccagtttcgaacctagatatcatcaagataaaagttttgaccaattttcatgaagatcatgtgaaatatatggcctctagagaggtcacaaggtttttctatttttagacctactcaactagtttttaatcgcacgtgacccagtttcgaacttgacctagatatcatcaaggtaaacactctgaccaattttcatgaagatctcatgaaatatatgacctctagagaggtcacaaggtttttctatttttagacctactgacctagtttttgacggcacgtgacccagtttcgaacttgacctagatatcatcaagatgaacattctgaccaactttcataaagatcccacaaaaaatatgacctctagagttgtcacaagcaaagtttacggactgacggacggacgcacggacgacggacgctgcgagatcacaaaagctcaccttgtcactatgtgacaggtgagctaaaaaaatggagataataaaaacaagaaaactgAATAacgggagataattaaaaaaaactaggtaaggtggagttatggttctttctttgacactgcaattcccgtcaatggcctctatcattttgt from Mercenaria mercenaria strain notata chromosome 2, MADL_Memer_1, whole genome shotgun sequence carries:
- the LOC123564206 gene encoding uncharacterized protein LOC123564206; its protein translation is MVNIIMCGPAGAGKTTLIENISKKCIRQLKGITDIVNVASRVLSEHGIHSREDYRCNDRNYIDVNRDIIQSQCSEERNLDGQDFITDNCVINVLVLLEKCVGVDVVETILEMKEVGETIERYKRSLVVFLWPVQYEHDDGMCLSISQDQWPEFRETYLKFFRRFQIPFLELKLPDIAERISAIKEAIDGKLPLESSTLQNYDPKMKDEDRIVPSHFLFHLKKAKKENCIAIPTIEITEHFAKQTWTDYTKGETSRFIVREGHDHLICLKFDISVKATFVQKMLLGGLFVNGCQYSFLGCSASGLKSRKCFMYQGNARDVEQILLRHGDFSSIRTVSKRLARIGLLFSGIFPTTVTVAEEDITEKNDITTGETGLNFTDGCGGLGKAIAQQLASSSGTDITSNYIPSVFQIRLQGYKGVLALAVDIPEKAIMVRPSMKKFDTKEHPYIGICGHSKPYTFGHLNKQFIILLSGLGIRNSIFEIKQAEYLETIRNMLTDSESAIRILLWQNMVDFAQDINKAGCIENMSDMKKAKLKQELKRLQSSLVSKAEKLDILIPQSRNIFGVCDQAAVLDYGQCFLRLTVSDKPKTIRGQVVVCKNPCYLLGDVRVLTAIDETDNPDVRKLHHLVDCIVFPTRGKRPHPNEIAGSDLDGDRYFVTWDEQLIPGSVRPPYDYPGTNTKPEGTITEEKIIAYFARQNETQKLVGRVDKYYNRWANIKGPTSTECERLGQLFSKVIDSSKTGEAVEIPRGLQPRDEDNEEDSDLPKFVWNKMYRKAKAFKEEFTLSVVGVAYMNELAFRHEKVIYQREGGIPVGEPEDRCDISEDFIYDFAQQTYSNVSEYEKFRFLLNYECRLGLPEEDTLELLMEDFSEHINFSLFSVEERKHALELGIPTKILLNALNSSKIISEDELNFFQMDSSVNTWQKYVSLEHNCFDWSYLLKALTTNDNNLLLFKMPDGVILELQIVEKLTIGTEQPVTPGTITGLFYSKHFGYKIKYILGKEYVLDLTGDTFQLYRDCKKNLTFVWLNATDRKQVKRHWNKRVCDEVRNALSVDLQRFNRRILDQSRKHPLINKMPFVMIELYAQNCNGEIPYWDIYDANDMLPVAEELPEEPEGGSDFDVDFKSAFPKAETDIDAESDEEFCEKLKNIAASGNPYAFKSLLDRWSPKRIPNESVFSLIEMLNNFISKVVPMPLPEEIKLVLMDITVIMSEILNAPAPLLSVLSLLTRLGLNDLKIQLLQKSLVHVSQEEYLEVFDDWHSFVFLDLKSAFTFVEQLFISWATSAEEDWDQADGKACLQLYVRNMSILHLRDQADGKACLQLYVRNMSILHLMNLIFELHEHTIEYDTDRKPPPNKQTCITFLKVDTTAENEPTVVHFYKTGAVAQSASRFKGQYVMISKQNKKQVICTGQIETLNTAPCTISVKIIGNIPDILLHSMTSEKVQYWRIDLIGNIVMYQRVVSAFKNIISRTEINEIFTHIVLSCDFIPTKIRSADYEKQSNFEAREELNSSQNDAVKYALSKNVSMIQGPPGTGKTEVACQIIRHVVEMKLYNGILVVAETNVAVDNLTRRLRNHVSVVRVGPIEGVENDLFDVSLEGQVAVIAEREARRAKVRDQQGNIYNNTKLINRVLSAADVILTTCAGAGDVRLDNYKFPFVLVDEATQTLETTLLCSLVHGAEHLVLIGDPNQLGPVVKECPKECHSPNLPDVGGLSETLFHRWFRKGSIPVAFLDIQHRMHPAIMEFPSGEFYDNKLKAASSVTQRLPIVFPWPTDKPVCFIDVNGMERKCGTSFYNTDETDIVGKVVDVLLSVDEEAYRENRLSTHQIGIITLYQGQVQKMKEKIQNVIKISTVDGFQGQERDIIVVSTVRCNANNSLGFSDDTRRLNVLLTRAKRGLVVVGNKTTLLSSQIWTRWLQNAPELHKEAIKPVNVATKQDKRRGARGSPKKPTRNK